One window of the Podospora pseudopauciseta strain CBS 411.78 chromosome 4, whole genome shotgun sequence genome contains the following:
- a CDS encoding hypothetical protein (EggNog:ENOG503PG51) — protein sequence MKFTLAAAAFAFLANAADAATAKITTSWIVNAGLLPVTTCYYHGEDGKTYFMGDFSDGCRGTKHDWVRQICVDSSKARAHITFSGGTRRCFKRTWRSSECVGTGPESCYKGICPTCSRAEYTPTSCTW from the coding sequence ATGAAGTTCACCCTCGCAGCCGCAGCTTTTGCGTTCCTAGCCAACGCCGCCgacgccgccaccgccaagATCACCACCAGCTGGATCGTCAACGCCGGCCTTCTTCCCGTCACGACGTGTTATTATCATGGCGAGGACGGCAAGACCTACTTCATGGGCGACTTCAGCGATGGCTGCCGCGGCACCAAGCACGATTGGGTTCGCCAGATCTGCGTAGACTCATCAAAGGCTAGGGCGCATATCACCTTTTCCGGCGGTACCAGGAGGTGCTTCAAGCGGACTTGGAGGAGCTCAGAGTGCGTCGGAACGGGACCTGAGTCCTGCTACAAGGGCATCTGCCCCACGTGCTCCAGGGCCGAATACACCCCGACTTCGTGCACCTGGTGA
- a CDS encoding hypothetical protein (EggNog:ENOG503P91C; COG:S) — protein MFNLKTTILIAMGVLSATAAPTVDTSSDSIITARQNTAFVFACQNAHWGNPCQTFRSNPGSCFNVPGSYNDRISSIRNLDKSRFHCVWYEHSNCGGRSYGNQEDANLHDGDGFFSDRISSWRCNTRQFRTATGGSGAVEVAEQQ, from the exons ATGTTCAACCTGAagaccaccatcctcatcgccatGGGCGTCCTCTCAGCCACCGCTGCCCCTACAGTGGATACTTCATCTGACAGCATCATCACGGCTCGTCAGAACACGGCCTTTGTGTTTGCCTGCCAGAACGCTCACTGGGGCAACCCATGCCAAACCTTTCGATCCAACCCCGGTTCATGCT tcAATGTCCCCGGCAGCTACAATGACCGTATCAGCTCCATCCGCAACCTTGACAAGAGCCGCTTCCACTGTGTCTGGTATGA ACACTCCAACTGTGGAGGCCGCTCTTACGGTAACCAGGAGGATGCCAATCTTCACGATGGCGACGGCTTCTTCAGCGACCGCATCAGCTCCTGGCGTTGCAACACCAGACAGTTCCGCACAGCAACTGGCGGCTCTGGGGCTGTGGAGGTGGCTGAGCAGCAGTAA
- a CDS encoding hypothetical protein (EggNog:ENOG503P91C; COG:S): MFSIKALVTLLALGGVFVSAAPAAVDSDTVVALDDTAYVWACQNTNWGQPCRLLEGLAGQCIGIPGDWDNSISAIRNQDKGRFQCVWYEHYDCQGASYSNQEDAKLNDGNGFWNDRISSWRCNRKQFRAAEAENATEIEA; this comes from the exons ATGTTCAGCATCAAGGCCCTCGTCACTcttctcgccctcggcgGCGTCTTTGTCTCTGCTGCTCCCGCGGCCGTCGACAGCGACACCGTTGTCGCTCTCGACGACACTGCCTATGTCTGGGCTTGCCAGAACACCAACTGGGGCCAGCCGTGCCGCCTCCTCGAAGGTCTTGCAGGCCAGTGCA TTGGTATCCCCGGCGACTGGGACAACTCCATCAGCGCCATCCGCAACCAGGACAAGGGTCGCTTCCAGTGCGTGTGGTATGA GCATTACGACTGCCAGGGCGCTAGCTACAGCAACCAGGAGGATGCCAAGCTTAACGACGGCAACGGTTTCTGGAACGACCGCATCAGCTCCTGGCGCTGCAACCGCAAGCAGTTCCGCGCTGCCGAGGCCGAGAACGCCACTGAGATCGAGGCCTAA
- the HNWD1 gene encoding HET, NACHT and WD40-domain containing NOD-like receptor 1 (COG:A; EggNog:ENOG503Q43U), whose product MRLLERNDTGDVSLTGDIPDNQVPPYAILSHTWGDEEVSFEDVTDGTRKNKRGYSKIQFCGDQAGRDGLKFFWIDTCCINKSDCDEFQEALNSMFRWYRNAAKCYVYLTDVSTYQQDADSNPGWELAFRKSRWFTRGWTLQELIAPKVVEFFSEDCKRLGDKNSLAQHIHNTTGIPLRALQADKLSDFSFDVRMSWIKHRSTTREEDRAYCLFGIFNVQMRLLYGEGEERAFERLREEISKHNRYLSCLHSTDPRLDKKRIEEAKGGLLDDAYRWVFDTPDFRGWHDQSESRLLWIKGDPGKGKTMLLCGIINELEGAIVAEGHCRNLAYFFCQATDSRINNAIAVLRSLIYLLAHQQPRLISHIRKYTDNAQSLSDANAWFVLSDILGGMLGDPNLNPTYLVIDALDECMGDLPRLLKFIVGISSTFRCVKWVVSSRNWPNIEESLEAAEKKIRLSLELNEESISSAVSTYIQHKMDELARLKRYDDRTKNAVQHHLTRNANDTFLWVALVCEELTNISRSRVLTKLNTFPPGLNSLYQRMIDQVRRSDEPDLCKQVLAVLSITYRPITIQELAVFVDIPEGISDELEFMTEIVGLCGSFLTLRETTIYFVHQSAKDFLLREAAHGVFRSGIKDIHHTVFLRSLHVMSGTLRRDIYSLGAPGSSIDDAKLPDPDPLAAARYACIYWVDHLCDWQASDDSKHPDVFQDGGIVDGFLRQHYLHWLEALSLCKSMSQGVLSMANLESILQHRSIRSQLPSIVADMRRFVLYWRWVIENYPLQVYASALMFSPARSITRGLFTHEERKWITSRPIIADNWNACRQTLEGHSSSVKSVAFSPDSKWVASGSDDGTIKIWDAATESCTQTLEGHRYPVYSVAFSPDSKWVASGSDDGTIKIWDAATGSCTQTLKGHRYPVNSVAFSPDSKWVASGSDDSTIKIWDAATGSCTQTVEGYSDSVCSVASSLNTKLIVSGLDDANPPHYQVNRIGYGIGLDKRWIKRGLENWLWLPLEYRPQSSAIAATTVAIGCSSGRVLIITFTTDS is encoded by the exons ATGCGCCTCCTGGAACGCAATGATACCGGCGATGTCAGTTTGACGGGTGACATTCCCGACAACCAGGTCCCACCGTATGCGATACTTTCGCACACATGGGGCGACGAAGAGGTCAGCTTTGAGGATGTAACGGACGGTACACGCAAGAACAAAAGAGGCTACTCTAAGATCCAGTTTTGCGGAGACCAAGCCGGGCGTGATGGACTGAAATTCTTCTGGATCGACACATGCTGCATCAATAAATCCGACTGCGATGAGTTTCAGGAGGCTCTCAACTCCATGTTCCGATGGTACCGCAATGCGGCCAAATGCTATGTCTATCTCACAGACGTCTCAACCTACCAACAGGACGCCGACAGCAACCCCGGTTGGGAATTAGCTTTTCGGAAATCCAGATGGTTCACTCGTGGGTGGACCCTCCAAGAGCTTATTGCGCCAAAAGTTGTTGAATTCTTCTCCGAAGACTGCAAGCGCCTAGGAGATAAGAATTCTCTCGCACAGCATATTCACAACACAACTGGCATTCCTCTACGAGCTCTCCAAGCCGACAAATTGTCCGATTTCAGCTTTGACGTACGTATGTCGTGGATTAAACACCGCAGCACGACGCGCGAAGAAGACAGGGCTTACTGTCTATTCGGTATCTTTAACGTACAAATGCGGCTTCTATACggcgaaggagaagaaagagcATTTGAGCGGCTGCGAGAGGAAATTAGTAAGCATAATCGCTATCTCTCTTGTCTGCATTCTACCGACCCGCGCCTTGATAAGAAGCGCATCGAGGAGGCAAAGGGTGGGTTGCTTGATGACGCGTACCGCTGGGTTTTCGACACCCCCGACTTCCGCGGTTGGCATGACCAGTCAGAGAGCCGCCTTCTCTGGATTAAAGGAGATCCCGGCAAGGGCAAGACTATGTTGCTCTGCGGCATCATCAACGAGCTGGAGGGTGCTATTGTTGCAGAGGGGCACTGTCGCAACTTGGCCTATTTCTTCTGTCAAGCTACCGACTCGCGCATCAATAACGCCATTGCCGTGTTACGCAGCTTGATCTACCTTCTTGCCCACCAGCAGCCACGTCTCATCTCCCACATACGCAAATACACGGACAATGCTCAATCGCTCTCTGACGCAAATGCGTGGTTCGTCCTCTCGGAtattttgggggggatgcTAGGAGACCCGAACTTGAACCCAACCTACCTGGTCATCGACGCTCTGGATGAATGCATGGGTGACTTACCAAGACTTCTCAAATTTATCGTCGGGATATCATCTACGTTTCGTTGCGTCAAGTGGGTCGTCTCTAGTCGCAACTGGCCGAACATCGAGGAGAGCCTAGAAGCCGCGGAAAAGAAGATAAGGCTCAGTCTTGAGTTAAACGAAGAGTCTATCTCCTCCGCTGTCAGCACATATATTCAGCATAAGATGGATGAACTAGCGCGGCTAAAGAGGTACGATGATAGAACAAAGAACGCTGTTCAACACCACTTGACCCGCAACGCAAACGACACATTCCTCTGGGTGGCTTTGGTCTGTGAAGAACTGACGAATATTTCACGATCGAGGGTTCTCACCAAGTTGAACACGTTTCCACCTGGTCTCAATTCTCTCTACCAACGAATGATAGATCAGGTTCGCCGCTCGGATGAGCCGGATCTGTGTAAACAAGTTCTAGCGGTCCTCTCCATTACTTACCGGCCTATCACGATACAAGAGCTAGCGGTCTTCGTGGATATACCCGAGGGCATCTCCGACGAACTGGAATTCATGACAGAGATAGTAGGACTCTGCGGCTCTTTTTTGACCCTTCGAGAAACCACTATCTATTTCGTCCACCAATCCGCAAAGGATTTCTTGCTGAGAGAAGCAGCTCATGGGGTTTTTCGCTCCGGGATAAAAGACATACACCATACCGTCTTCTTGCGATCGCTACACGTTATGTCCGGAACATTACGACGCGACATCTACAGCCTTGGCGCTCCGGGATCCTCCATCGACGACGCCAAGCTACCCGATCCAGACCCGCTGGCCGCAGCACGCTATGCTTGTATCTACTGGGTTGATCATCTCTGTGACTGGCAGGCGAGCGATGATAGCAAACACCCAGATGTTTTCCAAGATGGTGGTATCGTCGATGGCTTTCTGAGACAGCACTACCTCCACTGGCTTGAAGCACTTTCACTTTGTAAGAGCATGTCCCAGGGGGTACTTTCAATGGCAAACCTCGAAAGCATTCTTCAG CACAGGTCGATTAGGTCTCAATTACCAAGCATTGTCGCTGATATGCGTCGATTCGTGTTATACTGGAGATGGGTTATTGAGAATTATCCTCTTCAGGTATACGCTTCAGCACTTATGTTCAGCCCCGCCCGAAGTATAACAAGAGGCCTATTTACGCATGAAGAACGGAAGTGGATTACTTCGAGGCCAATTATAGCGGATAATTGGAATGCGTGCCGgcagacgctcgagggccatAGCAGTTCGGTCAAGTCGGTAGCGTTCTCGCCCGATTCGAAGTGGGTTGCGTCAGGATCAGACGACGgtaccatcaagatctgggatgcggcTACGGAATCATGTACgcagacgctcgagggccatcGCTATCCCGTCTACTCGGTAGCGTTCTCGCCCGATTCGAAGTGGGTTGCGTCAGGATCAGACGACGGTACCATCAAGATTTGGGATGCGGCCACGGGATCATGTACGCAGACGCTCAAGGGCCATCGTTATCCCGTCAACTCGGTAGCATTCTCGCCCGATTCGAAGTGGGTTGCGTCAGGATCAGACGACAGTACCATCAAGATTTGGGATGCGGCCACGGGATCATGTACGCAGACGGTCGAGGGCTATAGCGATTCTGTCTGCTCGGTAGCGTCTTCCCTTAACACGAAGCTAATTGTATCCGGATTAGACGATGCTAACCCCCCACATTACCAAGTTAATAGAATAGGCTATGGAATAGGCTTGGATAAAAGGTGGATTAAGAGGGGCTTAGAAAACTGGCTATGGCTTCCTCTGGAATATCGGCCACAATCTTCAGCTATAGCGGCAACAACGGTTGCTATTGGCTGTTCTTCTGGACGTGTCCTAATTATAACGTTCACGACAGACAGCTAA
- a CDS encoding hypothetical protein (COG:S; EggNog:ENOG503PDAN), translating to MAKPTVDPKDELPNLKTMGYVDAVKGNEIYNFFGNRVIKTTTPSGVALAVKVKPPKGFDRSEADMMQYAATNGILAPNVRGVYDVIAHRLLARVMVSELVPGVSLDQAWHDLTPGEQSSIKEQLRTQLTRMRACKQPFIGRLDRQPAQNLYDSIGTTKLGPFDSEEQFDEWCLARVNGNALTKWKWKRFVEKERRASSGNFVLTHGDLTPRNIMVKDGQITGIIDWERSGFYPEYAEYAFAMKLCHSHEEWWIPVLKELLQPCSKERLEFTGLIEK from the coding sequence ATGGCCAAGCCAACAGTCGACCCCAAAGATGAGCTGCCCAATCTCAAAACGATGGGCTACGTGGACGCAGTCAAGGGAAACGAAATCTACAACTTTTTCGGCAACCGCGtcatcaaaaccaccaccccatccggTGTAGCTCTAGCCGTTAAAGTCAAGCCTCCAAAGGGATTTGATCGTTCCGAGGCTGACATGATGCAATACGCTGCTACCAATGGTATCCTAGCTCCCAACGTCCGTGGCGTCTACGACGTGATCGCCCACAGACTTCTCGCCCGTGTGATGGTTAGCGAGCTGGTTCCTGGCGTTAGCCTTGATCAGGCCTGGCATGACTTGACTCCCGGCGAACAATCGAGTATCAAAGAGCAACTGCGCACCCAACTTACCCGCATGCGCGCCTGCAAACAACCCTTCATTGGTCGCTTGGATCGGCAACCAGCCCAGAACCTCTACGACTCGATTGGCACCACCAAGCTGGGGCCGTTTGACAGCGAGGAGCAATTCGATGAGTGGTGTCTCGCCCGGGTGAACGGGAATGCACTCACTAAGTGGAAATGGAAGAGATTTGTGGAAAAGGAACGCCGCGCTTCGTCTGGGAATTTTGTTCTGACGCATGGAGATCTGACACCGAGGAATATCATGGTTAAGGATGGCCAAATAACTGGTATTATCGACTGGGAAAGGAGTGGCTTTTATCCAGAGTATGCTGAGTATGCCTTTGCCATGAAGCTTTGTCACTCGCATGAGGAGTGGTGGATCCCGGTCTTGAAGGAGCTGCTCCAGCCGTGCTCGAAGGAGAGGCTTGAGTTTACGGGGTTGATTGAGAAATAA
- a CDS encoding hypothetical protein (EggNog:ENOG503PYJC) has translation MSRRSSSSSTHSQAQAPRPSTSSGRPASSHGTASRGSSVAPSSSSRPPSRDSAARPPSRDSNGARPPSRDSAPRAPSRPGSRGSSSVELDMRVRRQLHRVGWGSNTTGHQGLFLPDEDGSPQGRLYHISILPGGSSGTKAKTNYAVNEEIYVLTNTRARSAFPINGAIVNNQQVRRATEEVFNRSGDYHQLFNNCQHFCLESIIYMNQLWPEDVTAEAISHIRDDRPTPLTRMTTAMGRHRAAPPPAPAPGPSRRDSGRSNSRFSIN, from the coding sequence ATGTCTCGTCGctcttccagctcttccacCCACTCTCAGGCTCAGGCACCCCGTCCCTCTACCAGCTCCGGCCGGCCGGCTTCCAGTCACGGTACCGCCAGCCGTGGCTCTTCTGTGGCCCCTTCTAGCAGTTCCCGTCCTCCCTCAAGAGACTCTGCTGCTCGCCCTCCCTCCAGAGACTCTAACGGGGCTCGTCCTCCTTCTAGAGACTCCGCACCCCGTGCGCCGTCAAGGCCTGGTTCGCGTGGAAGCTCTTCCGTTGAGCTTGACATGAGAGTTCGGCGTCAGCTACACCGCGTCGGGTGGGGAAGCAACACTACTGGGCACCAGGGGCTCTTCCTTCCCGATGAGGACGGGAGCCCGCAGGGCAGGCTGTACCACATCAGCATCCTGCCTGGTGGATCCAGCGGAACCAAGGCCAAAACAAACTACGCAGTCAACGAGGAAATCTACGTGTTGACAAACACCAGGGCCAGGTCTGCATTCCCGATCAATGGCGCCATCGTCAACAACCAGCAGGTCAGGCGCGCCACAGAAGAGGTTTTCAACCGCAGCGGCGATTACCATCAGCTCTTCAATAACTGCCAGCATTTCTGCTTGGAGAGCATCATTTATATGAATCAGCTGTGGCCCGAGGATGTCACCGCTGAAGCCATCAGTCATATTCGCGATGATCGCCCGACGCCTCTGACTAGGATGACGACCGCCATGGGGCGGCACAGGGCTGCGCCTCcgccggctccggctccCGGCCCGAGCCGACGGGATAGCGGCCGCTCAAACAGTCGCTTTTCCATCAACTGA